A DNA window from Drosophila biarmipes strain raj3 chromosome 2R, RU_DBia_V1.1, whole genome shotgun sequence contains the following coding sequences:
- the LOC108030305 gene encoding protein late bloomer, with translation MPTIRVCLQWTSVVFSTITLIVGILAALAGVYELDEYSEGSAEHLEKFVQLGMAGALILAGLIGCLGAIIGSIKVMVVNLSLLLVLIAMHIWKVSHHNETKQLDATEVYVMDLWLKELVHPGAMKNLQQEYECCGNEGSEDYKSLNVEMPRSCYHTKDGIHALLPYGEGCMAAVKRAYLQVYRYEKWAHIGLICYELVGIVLGITLCCQLTNKTRLYTY, from the exons ATGCCCACGATTCGCGTGTGCCTGCAATGGACTTCGGTGGTCTTCAGTACAATCACCTTG ATCGTTGGCATCCTGGCGGCCCTGGCCGGAGTCTATGAGCTGGACGAGTACAGCGAGGGCTCCGCGGAGCACCTCGAGAAGTTCGTGCAACTGGGCATGGCAGGTGCCCTGATCTTGGCCGGACTGATCGGCTGCTTGGGCGCCATCATCGGTTCCATCAaggtgatggtggtg AACCTGAGTCTGCTTCTAGTTCTGATAGCCATGCACATCTGGAAAGTCTCCCACCACAACGAGACCAAGCAGCTGGACGCCACGGAGGTGTACGTGATGGATCTCTGGTTAAAGGAGCTGGTCCACCCGGGCGCCATGAAGAATTTGCAGCAGGAG TACGAGTGCTGCGGCAACGAGGGCTCCGAGGATTACAAGAGCCTAAATGTGGAGATGCCGCGCAGCTGTTACCACACCAAGGACGGGATCCACGCCCTGCTGCCCTATGGGGAGGGCTGCATGGCTGCCGTGAAGCGGGCATACCTGCAGGTCTACCGCTACGAGAAGTGGGCCCACATCGGACTTATTTGCTACGAG CTTGTGGGCATCGTCTTGGGCATCACCTTATGCTGCCAGCTGACCAACAAGACTCGTCTTTACACCTACTGA
- the LOC108030306 gene encoding protein late bloomer gives MTLLIAAPWGRSRCNCFKFGASAADCSTLAMNGCYNTIKYTGLLSNLLYMLLGIGVMSGAGLGLQVAEPNTPEHTYFVKSLVLGGTICMIVMFGCYGMVCNLLCVNLIFTVFILIALAAEYLQLHHYHTPSLKSSGGAWQQLELAWHGLDRDPELMHQYEAAKHCCGYNGADDYKRLHLLVPASCYQATANDTAQQIYPSGCLETLNHSQRYIQQRDKLYMWAIVGLEIFILLQTVALSVLLFRLRQRQRIARRQVPPGVRREPRSNHVSASRAQLLHDA, from the exons ATGACGCTGCTTATCGCTGCCCCCTGGGGAAGGTCGCGATGCAATTGCTTTAAATTTGGCGCATCTGCCGCCGATTGCAGCACTCTCGCGATGAACGGCTGCTATAACACAATAAAGTACACGGGCCTGCTCTCCAATCTGCTCTATATG CTTTTGGGCATAGGAGTGATGTCTGGAGCAGGATTGGGGCTGCAAGTGGCAGAGCCCAATACCCCAGAACACACGTACTTCGTCAAGAGTCTGGTGCTGGGCGGAACCATCTGCATGATAGTGATGTTCGGATGCTATGGCATGGTCTGCAACTTGCTCTGCGTGAATCTGATT TTCACGGTGTTCATACTGATTGCTCTGGCAGCGGAGTACCTTCAGCTGCACCACTACCACACGCCGTCTCTCAAGAGCTCGGGTGGCGCCTGGCAGCAGCTGGAACTGGCCTGGCATGGCCTGGACCGAGATCCGGAGCTGATGCACCAGTACGAGGCCGCGAAGCACTGCTGCGGCTACAACGGCGCCGACGATTACAAGCGCCTGCATCTGCTAGTGCCGGCGAGCTGTTATCAGGCCACTGCCAATGACACCGCCCAGCAGATCTACCCAAGCGGCTGCCTGGAGACGCTCAACCATAGCCAGCGGTACATTCAGCAGCGCGATAAGCTGTACATGTGGGCCATCGTTGGCCTTGAG ATCTTCATACTGCTGCAAACGGTGGCTCTCAGTGTGCTCCTCTTCAGGCTGCGCCAGCGGCAGCGAATCGCTCGAAGACAGGTGCCACCAGGTGTGCGGCGGGAACCGCGCTCCAACCATGTGTCCGCCAGTCGAGCCCAGCTACTCCACGACGCCTGA
- the LOC108030304 gene encoding polypeptide N-acetylgalactosaminyltransferase 3, translating into MGLRFQQLKKLWLLYLFLLFFAFFMFAISINLYVASIQSSEAEMRHPKPPPKRRSLWPHKNIVAHYIGKGDIFGNMTADDYNINLFQPINGEGADGRPVVVPPRDRFRMQRFFRLNSFNLLASDRIPLNRTLKDYRTPECREKKYASGLPSTSVIIVFHNEAWSVLLRTITSVINRSPRHLLKEIILVDDASDRSYLKRQLESYVKVLSVPTKILRMKKRSGLVPARLMGAEQARGDVLTFLDAHCECSRGWLEPLLSRIKESRQVVICPVIDIISDDNFSYTKTFENHWGAFNWQLSFRWFSSDRKRQATNSSSKDNTAPIATPGMAGGLFAIDRKYFYEMGSYDTNMRVWGGENVEMSFRIWQCGGRVEISPCSHVGHVFRSSTPYTFPGGMSEVLTDNLARAATVWMDDWQYFVMLYTSGLSLGAKEKVNVTDRVALRERLQCKPFSWYLENIWPEHFFPAPDRFFGKIIWLDGETECAQAYSKHMKNLPGRALSREWKRAFEEIDSKAEELLALIDLERDKCLRPLKEDVPRSSLSPVTVGDCTSHAQTMDMFVITPKGQIMTNDNVCLTYRQPKLGVIKMLKNRNATTSNVMLAQCASDSSQLWTYDMDTQQISHRDTKLCLTLKSATNSRLQKVEKVVLSMECDFKDITQKWGFVPLPWRM; encoded by the exons ATGGGTCTGCGGTTCCAGCAGCTGAAGAAGCTATGGCTGCTCTACCTCTTCCTGCTCTTCTTCGCCTTCTTCATGTTCGCCATCAGCATCAACCTGTATGTGGCCAGCATCCAGAGCTCGGAGGCGGAGATGCG TCATCCGAAACCGCCGCCCAAGCGCCGCTCCCTCTGGCCGCATAAAAACATCGTGGCCCACTACATCGGCAAGGGAGACATCTTCGGCAACATGACTGCAG ACGATTACAACATCAACCTGTTCCAGCCCATCAACGGAGAAGGTGCCGATGGGCGACCCGTTGTGGTGCCGCCACGCGATCGCTTTCGCATGCAGCGCTTCTTCCGGCTGAACAGCTTCAACCTGCTGGCCAGCGATCGCATCCCGCTGAACCGCACCCTCAAGGACTACCGCACCCCGGA ATGCCGTGAGAAGAAGTACGCCAGCGGTCTGCCGAGCACTTCGGTGATTATAGTCTTTCACAACGAGGCCTGGTCGGTACTCCTGCGCACCATCACCAGTGTCATCAACCGATCGCCACGCCACCTGCTAAAGGAAATTATCCTAGTTGACGATGCCAGCGATCGAT CCTACTTGAAACGCCAGCTGGAGAGCTACGTGAAAGTTCTCTCGGTGCCCACGAAGATCTTGCGGATGAAGAAGCGCAGTGGCTTGGTGCCTGCCAGACTTATGGGCGCAGAGCAAGCTCGCGGTGACGTGCTGACCTTCCTGGACGCCCACTGCGAGTGCTCGAGGGGATGGCTGGAACCACTTCTCTCCCGCATTAAGGAATCACGACAGGTGGTCATCTGCCCGGTGATCGACATCATATCCGACGACAACTTCAGCTACACAAAGACGTTCGAGAACCACTGGGGCGCATTTAACTGGCAACTGAGCTTCCGGTGGTTCTCCTCAGACCGCAAACGCCAGGCGACAAACAGCAGCTCCAAGGACAACACTGCTCCAATAGCCACGCCCGGAATGGCCGGAGGACTGTTCGCCATCGATCGCAAGTACTTCTATGAAATGGGATCGTACGACACCAACATGCGCGTGTGGGGCGGCGAAAACGTTGAGATGTCCTTCCGCATTTGGCAGTGCGGTGGACGGGTGGAGATCAGTCCCTGCTCCCACGTCGGCCATGTGTTCCGAAGCAGCACTCCGTATACGTTTCCCGGCGGCATGAGCGAAGTGCTCACGGATAATTTGGCAAGGGCGGCCACTGTGTGGATGGACGACTGGCAGTACTTCGTGATGCTCTACACATCCGGACTGTCACTGGGGGCCAAGGAGAAGGTGAATGTAACGGACCGCGTGGCGCTAAGGGAGAGGCTGCAGTGCAAACCCTTCTCCTGGTATCTGGAGAACATCTGGCCCGAGCACTTCTTCCCGGCCCCCGATCGCTTCTTCGGCAAGATAATTTGGCTGGACGGGGAGACGGAGTGCGCCCAGGCCTACAGCAAGCACATGAAAAACCTCCCAGGTCGAGCTTTGTCACGAGAGTGGAAGCGCGCCTTCGAGGAGATCGATAGCAAGGCGGAGGAGTTGCTGGCGCTGATCGACCTGGAGCGGGACAAGTGCCTGCGCCCCCTTAAAGAAGACGTGCCGCGATCCTCGCTCTCACCGGTGACAGTGGGTGACTGTACTTCCCACGCCCAAACGATGGACATGTTCGTGATAACCCCGAAGGGCCAGATCATGACCAACGACAACGTGTGCTTGACCTACCGGCAGCCAAAGCTAGGCGTGATCAAGATGCTGAAGAACCGCAACGCCACCACTTCAAACGTTATGCTGGCGCAGTGCGCTTCCGACTCCAGTCAATTATGGACCTATGACATGGAT ACCCAACAAATCTCGCATAGGGACACCAAGCTGTGCCTAACGCTCAAATCGGCGACCAATTCGCGCCTTCAGAAGGTCGAGAAGGTAGTGCTCAGCATGGAGTGCGACTTCAAGGACATCACCCAGAAGTGGGGCTTCGTACCACTGCCATGGCGCATGTAG
- the LOC108030465 gene encoding protein late bloomer encodes MSCGTKTLKVSSFVLDFLCCVLAALTIAACSYALIAFSHSMAIRVPCILGIALGALLFLSTIFGCIAALRESIRMTWIYAAIMLALVFGQITVIFAQPINFELLANETIYDAWQGQLYHRGSMSYYEIKYHCCGQTGPADYPDSGLRTPPSCYLNQNVTVSTDLYTVGCDQKLAQVFIKGTRWERISDWSVVGVELLTVIIAGLLAITLQNAQRRRLYR; translated from the exons ATGAGCTGCGGCACCAAGACACTGAAGGTGTCCTCCTTCGTTTTGGACTTTCTGTGCTGT GTTTTGGCGGCCCTGACCATCGCGGCATGCTCCTACGCCCTGATAGCGTTCAGCCACAGCATGGCCATCCGAGTGCCCTGCATCTTGGGGATAGCACTGGGAGCCCTGCTCTTCCTCAGCACGATCTTCGGTTGCATTGCCGCCCTGAGAGAAAGCATTCGCATGACCTGGATC tatgctgcGATCATGCTGGCCCTGGTGTTCGGACAGATCACTGTGATCTTCGCCCAACCCATCAACTTTGAGCTCCTGGCCAACGAGACGATATACGACGCCTGGCAGGGACAGCTCTATCATCGCGGTAGTATGTCCTACTATGAGATCAAG taTCATTGCTGTGGGCAGACAGGTCCCGCCGACTACCCGGATAGTGGTCTCCGAACTCCGCCGAGCTGCTACCTCAACCAGAATGTGACGGTGTCAACGGATCTCTACACCGTGGGCTGTGATCAGAAACTGGCACAGGTCTTCATCAAGGGCACCCGCTGGGAAAGGATCAGCGACTGGTCCGTAGTAGGAGTGGAG TTACTCACCGTTATTATCGCCGGTCTCCTGGCCATAACCTTACAGAACGCCCAGCGTCGTCGTCTCTATCGATAA
- the LOC108030466 gene encoding protein late bloomer, producing the protein MAWSPLMIKYLAFLFNFLCAVLGIATIVINVIAIEQIDPKEQLILGIYIAVGSIVFLLSFFGCFGAIKENICITWAYATSMLIMLIISIVLLFVFRMHFDEASLTKLQRTFARQTNAFDAMAEYQTKLQCCGVYKLKDYGDASINVPSSCFDTNETPYKEGCLSKMESHHEEVLKGPKMVGWMLMVIEIGAFTFTTILGVYFRNERRRSYY; encoded by the exons ATGGCTTGGTCGCCGCTGATGATTAAATACCTGGCATTCTTGTTCAATTTTCTTTGTGCG GTCCTGGGAATTGCCACTATTGTGATCAATGTTATCGCAATCGAGCAGATAGATCCGAAGGAGCAACTCATTCTGGGCATATACATAGCCGTTGGTTCGATTGTGTTCTTGTTGTCCTTCTTCGGCTGTTTTGGGGCTATTAAGGAGAACATATGCATTACCTGGGCG TACGCAACTTCGATGCTGATTATGCTGATCATCTCGATAGTCCTGCTCTTTGTCTTTCGCATGCATTTCGACGAGGCCTCCCTTACTAAGCTGCAAAGGACCTTTGCAAGGCAGACAAATGCCTTCGATGCCATGGCTGAGTACCAAACAAAG TTGCAGTGTTGTGGGGTTTACAAGCTGAAGGACTACGGTGATGCCTCTATAAACGTTCCTAGCAGCTGTTTTGACACTAATGAGACCCCCTATAAGGAGGGCTGTCTATCTAAAATGGAGTCCCATCACGAAGAGGTTCTAAAGGGCCCCAAAATGGTTGGCTGGATGCTAATGGTCATTGAG ATTGGTGCCTTCACTTTTACCACCATTTTGGGAGTGTATTTCAGGAATGAAAGGCGCCGCTCTTATTATTAA
- the LOC108029946 gene encoding dynein light chain Tctex-type protein 2B translates to MTSWTTMKTRITASVRTTNRMNALLSESMLSRRRAAQNPEGEAAAGGEGGEPRKEKPKNDWKFFHTNFNMERAQKIIEDCIEERLLWDRFSRNYDSWRALQLVEGLAAEIRDRVKKLNHRRHRIVCLLSIVEKQNQGVFQRMCHLMDEKRDNFTQLVFERPTYFMIVVVYLVYKD, encoded by the exons ATGACCTCCTGGACCACCATGAAAACGCG GATAACCGCATCGGTGCGCACCACCAACCGCATGAATGCGCTCCTCTCCGAGTCCATGTTGAGCCGGCGGAGGGCCGCCCAAAATCCGGAGGGCGAGGCAGCCGCCGGTGGGGAGGGCGGAGAGCCGCGGAAGGAGAAGCCCAAGAACGACTGGAAGTTCTTCCACACCAACTTCAATATGGAACGTGCCCAGAAGATCATCGAAGATTGCATCGAGGAGCGGCTGCTGTGGGACCGTTTCAGCCGCAATTACGACTCTTGGCGAGCTCTGCAGCTGGTCGAAGGTCTGGCGGCCGAGATACGCGACCGGGTCAAGAAGCTGAACCACAGGCG CCACCGCATCGTCTGCCTGCTGTCCATCGTGGAGAAGCAGAACCAGGGCGTCTTCCAGCGCATGTGCCACCTGATGGACGAGAAGCGGGACAACTTCACCCAGCTGGTCTTCGAGCGGCCCACGTACTTCATGATCGTGGTGGTGTACCTGGTCTACAAGGATTAG